A section of the Streptomyces sp. CG1 genome encodes:
- a CDS encoding ArsR/SmtB family transcription factor: MGLDHASLTSLAALGDATRRRMFELIRQERRPVTREEVADTLGISRKLAAFHLDKLVAAGLL, from the coding sequence GTGGGACTGGATCACGCCTCACTGACCAGCTTGGCCGCCCTCGGCGACGCCACGCGGCGGCGCATGTTCGAGCTCATCCGGCAGGAGCGGCGGCCGGTGACGCGCGAGGAGGTGGCCGACACCCTCGGAATCTCCCGCAAGCTCGCGGCCTTCCACCTGGACAAGCTGGTGGCCGCAGGCCTGCTCTAG